A genomic window from Solanum stenotomum isolate F172 chromosome 10, ASM1918654v1, whole genome shotgun sequence includes:
- the LOC125842546 gene encoding DNA-directed RNA polymerases IV and V subunit 2-like isoform X2: MTISDIMEDVGCSSGKAKTSNGSTMMDFDIDGLFEVEDYDWDEDEDEDDNLDMASIKELGGGFLRNFCKKASAGFFEKYGVISHQIDSYNDFIRYGIQRVFDSVGEIHVEPGYDPSKKGEGEWKHASVKFGKVTLDRPKFWAGEKFSAYNGEEYLDLWPRHARLQNMTYSARIIVETHVQVFTKKLVRSDKFKTGVEQFVDKECVMEDKRDVFIGRIPVMVNSELCWMSGADRPDCEFDHGGYFIVKGAEKIFIAQEQICLKRLWVSNHSTWMVAYRSGEKRNRVYLKLTETLKHEHIKGEAKALSVYFLAEMPIWVLFFALGVSSDREIVDLIDVDIKDTNIINILVASIHDADKNCEDFRKGKKALAYVDRLIKSCKFPPQESVEECIKEYLFPNLSGLKQKARFLGYMVKCLLLSYMGRRKVDNRDDFRNKRLDLAGELLERELRAHIKHAERRMVKALQRDLCGDRQVQPIEHYLDASIITNGLSRAFSTGHWCHPYKRMERVSGVVATLRRTNPLQMTADLRKTRQQVTYTGKVGDARYPHPSHWGKVCFLSTPDGENCGLVKNLASMGLVSTTVLKPLLETLFRCGMQKLVDDSATSLHGKQKVLLDGDWVGVCEDSALFVSKLRRKRRRNEVPHQVEVKRDEQQDEVRIFSDAGRIMRPLLVVSNLKNIKALKDGMKGGDYGFQTLLDKGIIELIGPEEEEDCRTAWGVEYLLKADKENPPVNYTHCELDMSFLLGLSCGLIPFANHDHARRVLYQSEKHSQQAIGFSTVNPNSRVDTNTHQLYYPQRPLFGTMLSDSLGKPKCARHQKGMLSRPEYYNGQCAVVAVNVHLGYNQEDSVVMNRASLERGMFRSEHVRSYKAEVDNKEAMGKKSKVEDSVNFGKTQSKIGRVDCLDDDGFPFIGANLQSGDIIIGKYAESGADHSVKMKHTERGMVQKVLLSANDDGKNFAVVSLRQVRSPCLGDKFSSMHGQKGVLGYLESQENFPFTVQGIVPDIVINPHAFPSRQTPGQLLEAALGKGIALGGGEKYATPFSALSVDAILKQLNGRGFSRWGSERVYNGRTGEMVHSLIFMGPTFYQRLIHMAEDKVKFRNTGPVHPLTRQPVADRKRFGGIKFGEMERDCLIAHGAAANLHERLFTLSDSSQMHICGKCKNMANVIQRSAPGGKIRGPFCRFCESVEDIVKVDVPYGAKLLCQELFSMGISLKFDTEIC; this comes from the exons ATGACAATTTCTGATATCATGGAAGATGTGGGATGTAGTAGTGGAAAAGCGAAGACATCCAATGGATCAACAATGATGGACTTTGATATTGATGGCCTTTTTGAAGTAGAAGATTATGATTGGGATGAGGACGAGGATGAGGATGATAATCTTGATATGGCTTCAATTAAAGAGTTGGGTGGAGGTTTCTTGAGAAACTTCTGTAAAAAGGCATCAGCTGGTTTCTTTGAGAAGTATGGCGTAATTAGCCACCAGATTGATTCATACAATGACTTCATCAGGTATGGAATCCAAAGGGTGTTCGACTCGGTTGGGGAGATCCATGTTGAGCCAGGTTATGATCCATCAAAGAAAGGTGAAGGTGAATGGAAGCATGCTTCTGTCAAGTTTGGGAAAGTAACCCTTGATCGGCCAAAGTTTTGGGCAGGGGAAAAGTTTTCTGCCTATAATGGGGAAGAGTACCTGGACTTGTGGCCACGGCATGCTCGCCTTCAGAACATGACTTATTCTGCCAGGATTATTGTTGAGACTCATGTTCAG GTGTTTACTAAAAAGCTAGTTAGAAGCGACAAGTTCAAAACTGGGGTAGAACAGTTTGTTGACAAGGAGTGTGTGATGGAAGATAAAAGGGATGTCTTCATTGGGAGAATTCCTGTGATGGTGAACTCAGAGTTGTGCTGGATGAGTGGTGCTGACAGGCCTGATTGTGAATTTGATCATGGGGGATACTTCATAGTCAAAGGGGCTGAAAAG ATCTTCATTGCACAGGAGCAGATCTGTTTAAAAAGACTCTGGGTGTCAAACCATTCCACTTGGATGGTTGCATATCGCTCCGGTGAAAAAAGGAATAGAGTCTACCTTAAACTGACTGAGACATTGAAACATGAGCACATTAAGGGAGAAGCAAAAGCCCTCAGTGTGTATTTCCTTGCAGAAATGCCAATTTGGGTCTTGTTTTTTGCTCTAGGAGTATCCTCTGACAGGGAGATAGTAGATTTGATTGATGTGGATATTAAAGATACTAATATCATCAATATACTAGTAGCTTCAATCCACGATGCTGACAAGAATTGTGAGGACTTCAGGAAGGGGAAAAAGGCTCTTGCTTATGTTGATAGACTTATAAAGAGCTGTAAATTTCCACCTCAAGAATCTGTTGAGGAGTGCATAAAAGAATACCTGTTCCCTAATCTTAGTGGTCTCAAGCAGAAGGCTCGCTTCTTAGGCTATATGGTAAAGTGCCTCTTGCTCTCTTACATGGGCCGCAGAAAGGTTGACAACAGAGATGATTTTCGAAACAAAAGATTGGATCTGGCTGGTGAGCTCCTTGAACGAGAGCTCAGGGCGCACATTAAACATGCCGAGAGGCGTATGGTGAAGGCACTGCAAAGAGATCTTTGTGGAGATCGACAAGTGCAACCAATTGAGCACTACTTAGATGCGTCAATAATTACCAATGGTCTCTCCAGGGCTTTTTCTACTGGTCATTGGTGTCACCCTTACAAGAGAATGGAGAGGGTTTCTGGTGTAGTTGCAACTCTCAGACGAACAAATCCATTGCAAATGACTGCTGATCTAAGGAAGACACGTCAGCAGGTTACATACACTGGGAAGGTTGGCGACGCTAGATACCC ACATCCTTCACACTGGGGAAAGGTATGCTTTCTATCTACCCCAGATGGAGAAAATTGTGGCCTGGTAAAAAATTTGGCTAGTATGGGTCTTGTCAGCACAACTGTTTTGAAGCCACTTCTTGAGACATTGTTTCGGTGTGGGATGCAAAAGTTAGTAGATGATAGTGCCACCTCACTCCATGGAAAACAAAAGGTACTTCTAGATGGGGATTGGGTTGGAGTATGTGAAGATTCTGCACTCTTCGTTTCAAAACTAAGACGTAAGCGCCGCAGGAATGAAGTACCACACCAG GTTGAAGTTAAGAGAGATGAGCAGCAGGATGAAGTTCGCATATTTTCTGATGCTGGAAGGATTATGCGCCCTCTTCTTGTTGTTTCAAATCTTAAGAATATTAAAGCTTTGAAAGATGGAATGAAAGGGGGAGATTATGGCTTCCAAACTCTTCTGGACAAAGGGATTATTGAGCTTATTGGacctgaagaagaagaagactgtCGAACTGCATGGGGAGTTGAGTATCTCTTAAAAGCAGATAAAGAGAATCCACCTGTTAATTATACCCATTGTGAGTTGGACATGTCATTTCTGTTAGGCTTGAGCTGTGGTTTAATCCCTTTTGCAAATCATGACCATGCTAGGAGGGTCCTCTATCAATCTGAGAAGCACTCTCAGCAAGCAATTGGGTTTTCAACAGTGAATCCAAACTCTAGAGTTGATACGAATACCCATCAATTGTACTACCCTCAGAGGCCACTTTTTGGGACAATGCTGTCAGATTCCCTTGGGAAACCAAAATGTGCTCGTCACCAGAAAGGAATGCTTTCACGGCCTGAATACTACAATGGTCAATGTGCTGTTGTTGCAGTGAATGTTCACCTTGGCTATAACCAAGAAGATTCAGTAGTTATGAATCGTGCATCACTGGAGCGCGGAATGTTTCGATCGGAGCATGTCAGAAGCTACAAGGCTGAGGTCGACAATAAGGAAGCCATGGGAAAGAAGTCCAAGGTAGAGGACTCTGTGAACTTTGGGAAAACCCAGAGTAAAATTGGACGAGTGGACTGCCTAGATGATGATGGTTTTCCATTCATTGGGGCAAATCTCCAGAGCGGAGATATCATAATTGGGAAATATGCTGAATCAGGTGCTGATCACAGTGTCAAGATGAAGCATACCGAAAGGGGCATGGTTCAGAAGGTTTTGCTCTCCGCTAATGATGACGGGAAGAATTTTGCTGTTGTATCTCTCAGACAA GTTCGTTCTCCATGTCTTGGAGACAAGTTCTCTAGCATGCATGGACAAAAGGGTGTCCTTGGATATCTGGAGTCTCAGGAGAACTTCCCTTTTACAGTTCAGGGGATTGTTCCAGATATTGTAATCAATCCCCATGCATTTCCTTCAAGGCAAACACCTGGTCAGCTGCTGGAAGCCGCTTTGGGGAAGGGCATTGCCCTAGGTGGTGGTGAAAAATATGCCACTCCCTTTTCCGCTTTATCAGTTGACGCCATACTAAAGCAGCTTAATGG GCGAGGATTCTCAAGATGGGGAAGTGAGAGAGTTTACAATGGCCGGACTGGTGAAATGGTTCATTCCCTGATTTTCATGGGCCCTACATTCTACCAACGCCTCATCCATATGGCTGAAGACAAGGTGAAATTCCGTAATACTGGGCCTGTCCATCCCCTTACTCGCCAACCTGTGGCAGACAGAAAACGGTTTGGTGGAATTAAATTTGGTGAGATGGAACGGGACTGTCTTATAGCTCATGGTGCTGCAGCAAATCTGCATGAACGGCTTTTCACACTCAGCGACTCCTCCCAGATGCACATCTGTGGGAAGTGCAAGAACATGGCGAATGTGATCCAGAGGTCTGCACCAGGTGGTAAGATAAGGGGTCCGTTCTGCCGGTTCTGTGAATCAGTTGAAGATATTGTGAAGGTTGATGTGCCATATGGTGCAAAGTTATTGTGCCAGGAGCTCTTCAGCATGGGCATATCCCTCAAGTTTGATACTGAAATTTGCTGA
- the LOC125842546 gene encoding DNA-directed RNA polymerases IV and V subunit 2-like isoform X1, with the protein MGCFIQMTISDIMEDVGCSSGKAKTSNGSTMMDFDIDGLFEVEDYDWDEDEDEDDNLDMASIKELGGGFLRNFCKKASAGFFEKYGVISHQIDSYNDFIRYGIQRVFDSVGEIHVEPGYDPSKKGEGEWKHASVKFGKVTLDRPKFWAGEKFSAYNGEEYLDLWPRHARLQNMTYSARIIVETHVQVFTKKLVRSDKFKTGVEQFVDKECVMEDKRDVFIGRIPVMVNSELCWMSGADRPDCEFDHGGYFIVKGAEKIFIAQEQICLKRLWVSNHSTWMVAYRSGEKRNRVYLKLTETLKHEHIKGEAKALSVYFLAEMPIWVLFFALGVSSDREIVDLIDVDIKDTNIINILVASIHDADKNCEDFRKGKKALAYVDRLIKSCKFPPQESVEECIKEYLFPNLSGLKQKARFLGYMVKCLLLSYMGRRKVDNRDDFRNKRLDLAGELLERELRAHIKHAERRMVKALQRDLCGDRQVQPIEHYLDASIITNGLSRAFSTGHWCHPYKRMERVSGVVATLRRTNPLQMTADLRKTRQQVTYTGKVGDARYPHPSHWGKVCFLSTPDGENCGLVKNLASMGLVSTTVLKPLLETLFRCGMQKLVDDSATSLHGKQKVLLDGDWVGVCEDSALFVSKLRRKRRRNEVPHQVEVKRDEQQDEVRIFSDAGRIMRPLLVVSNLKNIKALKDGMKGGDYGFQTLLDKGIIELIGPEEEEDCRTAWGVEYLLKADKENPPVNYTHCELDMSFLLGLSCGLIPFANHDHARRVLYQSEKHSQQAIGFSTVNPNSRVDTNTHQLYYPQRPLFGTMLSDSLGKPKCARHQKGMLSRPEYYNGQCAVVAVNVHLGYNQEDSVVMNRASLERGMFRSEHVRSYKAEVDNKEAMGKKSKVEDSVNFGKTQSKIGRVDCLDDDGFPFIGANLQSGDIIIGKYAESGADHSVKMKHTERGMVQKVLLSANDDGKNFAVVSLRQVRSPCLGDKFSSMHGQKGVLGYLESQENFPFTVQGIVPDIVINPHAFPSRQTPGQLLEAALGKGIALGGGEKYATPFSALSVDAILKQLNGRGFSRWGSERVYNGRTGEMVHSLIFMGPTFYQRLIHMAEDKVKFRNTGPVHPLTRQPVADRKRFGGIKFGEMERDCLIAHGAAANLHERLFTLSDSSQMHICGKCKNMANVIQRSAPGGKIRGPFCRFCESVEDIVKVDVPYGAKLLCQELFSMGISLKFDTEIC; encoded by the exons ATGGG atgcttcaTTCAAATGACAATTTCTGATATCATGGAAGATGTGGGATGTAGTAGTGGAAAAGCGAAGACATCCAATGGATCAACAATGATGGACTTTGATATTGATGGCCTTTTTGAAGTAGAAGATTATGATTGGGATGAGGACGAGGATGAGGATGATAATCTTGATATGGCTTCAATTAAAGAGTTGGGTGGAGGTTTCTTGAGAAACTTCTGTAAAAAGGCATCAGCTGGTTTCTTTGAGAAGTATGGCGTAATTAGCCACCAGATTGATTCATACAATGACTTCATCAGGTATGGAATCCAAAGGGTGTTCGACTCGGTTGGGGAGATCCATGTTGAGCCAGGTTATGATCCATCAAAGAAAGGTGAAGGTGAATGGAAGCATGCTTCTGTCAAGTTTGGGAAAGTAACCCTTGATCGGCCAAAGTTTTGGGCAGGGGAAAAGTTTTCTGCCTATAATGGGGAAGAGTACCTGGACTTGTGGCCACGGCATGCTCGCCTTCAGAACATGACTTATTCTGCCAGGATTATTGTTGAGACTCATGTTCAG GTGTTTACTAAAAAGCTAGTTAGAAGCGACAAGTTCAAAACTGGGGTAGAACAGTTTGTTGACAAGGAGTGTGTGATGGAAGATAAAAGGGATGTCTTCATTGGGAGAATTCCTGTGATGGTGAACTCAGAGTTGTGCTGGATGAGTGGTGCTGACAGGCCTGATTGTGAATTTGATCATGGGGGATACTTCATAGTCAAAGGGGCTGAAAAG ATCTTCATTGCACAGGAGCAGATCTGTTTAAAAAGACTCTGGGTGTCAAACCATTCCACTTGGATGGTTGCATATCGCTCCGGTGAAAAAAGGAATAGAGTCTACCTTAAACTGACTGAGACATTGAAACATGAGCACATTAAGGGAGAAGCAAAAGCCCTCAGTGTGTATTTCCTTGCAGAAATGCCAATTTGGGTCTTGTTTTTTGCTCTAGGAGTATCCTCTGACAGGGAGATAGTAGATTTGATTGATGTGGATATTAAAGATACTAATATCATCAATATACTAGTAGCTTCAATCCACGATGCTGACAAGAATTGTGAGGACTTCAGGAAGGGGAAAAAGGCTCTTGCTTATGTTGATAGACTTATAAAGAGCTGTAAATTTCCACCTCAAGAATCTGTTGAGGAGTGCATAAAAGAATACCTGTTCCCTAATCTTAGTGGTCTCAAGCAGAAGGCTCGCTTCTTAGGCTATATGGTAAAGTGCCTCTTGCTCTCTTACATGGGCCGCAGAAAGGTTGACAACAGAGATGATTTTCGAAACAAAAGATTGGATCTGGCTGGTGAGCTCCTTGAACGAGAGCTCAGGGCGCACATTAAACATGCCGAGAGGCGTATGGTGAAGGCACTGCAAAGAGATCTTTGTGGAGATCGACAAGTGCAACCAATTGAGCACTACTTAGATGCGTCAATAATTACCAATGGTCTCTCCAGGGCTTTTTCTACTGGTCATTGGTGTCACCCTTACAAGAGAATGGAGAGGGTTTCTGGTGTAGTTGCAACTCTCAGACGAACAAATCCATTGCAAATGACTGCTGATCTAAGGAAGACACGTCAGCAGGTTACATACACTGGGAAGGTTGGCGACGCTAGATACCC ACATCCTTCACACTGGGGAAAGGTATGCTTTCTATCTACCCCAGATGGAGAAAATTGTGGCCTGGTAAAAAATTTGGCTAGTATGGGTCTTGTCAGCACAACTGTTTTGAAGCCACTTCTTGAGACATTGTTTCGGTGTGGGATGCAAAAGTTAGTAGATGATAGTGCCACCTCACTCCATGGAAAACAAAAGGTACTTCTAGATGGGGATTGGGTTGGAGTATGTGAAGATTCTGCACTCTTCGTTTCAAAACTAAGACGTAAGCGCCGCAGGAATGAAGTACCACACCAG GTTGAAGTTAAGAGAGATGAGCAGCAGGATGAAGTTCGCATATTTTCTGATGCTGGAAGGATTATGCGCCCTCTTCTTGTTGTTTCAAATCTTAAGAATATTAAAGCTTTGAAAGATGGAATGAAAGGGGGAGATTATGGCTTCCAAACTCTTCTGGACAAAGGGATTATTGAGCTTATTGGacctgaagaagaagaagactgtCGAACTGCATGGGGAGTTGAGTATCTCTTAAAAGCAGATAAAGAGAATCCACCTGTTAATTATACCCATTGTGAGTTGGACATGTCATTTCTGTTAGGCTTGAGCTGTGGTTTAATCCCTTTTGCAAATCATGACCATGCTAGGAGGGTCCTCTATCAATCTGAGAAGCACTCTCAGCAAGCAATTGGGTTTTCAACAGTGAATCCAAACTCTAGAGTTGATACGAATACCCATCAATTGTACTACCCTCAGAGGCCACTTTTTGGGACAATGCTGTCAGATTCCCTTGGGAAACCAAAATGTGCTCGTCACCAGAAAGGAATGCTTTCACGGCCTGAATACTACAATGGTCAATGTGCTGTTGTTGCAGTGAATGTTCACCTTGGCTATAACCAAGAAGATTCAGTAGTTATGAATCGTGCATCACTGGAGCGCGGAATGTTTCGATCGGAGCATGTCAGAAGCTACAAGGCTGAGGTCGACAATAAGGAAGCCATGGGAAAGAAGTCCAAGGTAGAGGACTCTGTGAACTTTGGGAAAACCCAGAGTAAAATTGGACGAGTGGACTGCCTAGATGATGATGGTTTTCCATTCATTGGGGCAAATCTCCAGAGCGGAGATATCATAATTGGGAAATATGCTGAATCAGGTGCTGATCACAGTGTCAAGATGAAGCATACCGAAAGGGGCATGGTTCAGAAGGTTTTGCTCTCCGCTAATGATGACGGGAAGAATTTTGCTGTTGTATCTCTCAGACAA GTTCGTTCTCCATGTCTTGGAGACAAGTTCTCTAGCATGCATGGACAAAAGGGTGTCCTTGGATATCTGGAGTCTCAGGAGAACTTCCCTTTTACAGTTCAGGGGATTGTTCCAGATATTGTAATCAATCCCCATGCATTTCCTTCAAGGCAAACACCTGGTCAGCTGCTGGAAGCCGCTTTGGGGAAGGGCATTGCCCTAGGTGGTGGTGAAAAATATGCCACTCCCTTTTCCGCTTTATCAGTTGACGCCATACTAAAGCAGCTTAATGG GCGAGGATTCTCAAGATGGGGAAGTGAGAGAGTTTACAATGGCCGGACTGGTGAAATGGTTCATTCCCTGATTTTCATGGGCCCTACATTCTACCAACGCCTCATCCATATGGCTGAAGACAAGGTGAAATTCCGTAATACTGGGCCTGTCCATCCCCTTACTCGCCAACCTGTGGCAGACAGAAAACGGTTTGGTGGAATTAAATTTGGTGAGATGGAACGGGACTGTCTTATAGCTCATGGTGCTGCAGCAAATCTGCATGAACGGCTTTTCACACTCAGCGACTCCTCCCAGATGCACATCTGTGGGAAGTGCAAGAACATGGCGAATGTGATCCAGAGGTCTGCACCAGGTGGTAAGATAAGGGGTCCGTTCTGCCGGTTCTGTGAATCAGTTGAAGATATTGTGAAGGTTGATGTGCCATATGGTGCAAAGTTATTGTGCCAGGAGCTCTTCAGCATGGGCATATCCCTCAAGTTTGATACTGAAATTTGCTGA
- the LOC125842560 gene encoding growth-regulating factor 3-like — protein MSGTSTSVVGGGGGGEGGMGYGYGYRPPFTAVQWQELEHQAMIYKYLVAGLPVPPDLVVPIRRSFEAISARFFHHPSLGYCSYYGKKFDPEPGRCRRTDGKKWRCSKDAYPDSKYCERHMHRGRNRSRKPVESQSTSQSLSTSMSQITTGSSNTRGSYQNSSSGSFQNMPLYSVANSGTLNYGSTATKLQMEPVSYGIDNKDYRYLHGITPDADEHLSSEASATVRSLGMGTNTDSTWVLPSQVSSSPMARSKNDSQLLGSSTEMHLPNLLEPMIDATISKRRHQHCFFGSDIDSPGTVKEEQHSMRPFFNEWPTAKESWSNLDDEGSNKNNFSTTQLSISIPIAPSNFSSRSACSPNDT, from the exons ATGAGTGGCACCTCTACATCAGTAGTGGGGGGTGGAGGTGGAGGGGAGGGGGGAATGGGGTATGGATATGGTTACCGGCCGCCATTTACGGCGGTGCAATGGCAGGAGCTGGAGCATCAAGCAATGATATACAAGTACTTGGTGGCAGGTCTTCCTGTGCCACCTGATCTTGTTGTTCCTATTCGTCGTAGCTTTGAAGCCATCTCAGCTAGGTTCTTTCATCATCCCAGCT TGGGCTATTGTTCTTATTATGGGAAGAAGTTTGATCCTGAGCCAGGAAGGTGTAGAAGGACTGACGGAAAGAAGTGGAGATGCTCGAAAGATGCATATCCTGACTCCAAATATTGCGAGCGGCACATGCATCGAGGCCGCAACCGTTCAAGAAAGCCTGTGGAATCTCAATCTACTTCCCAGTCCTTGTCGACTAGTATGTCACAAATTACAACTGGGAGCAGCAATACAAGAGGAAGTTACCAAAATAGCAGCAGCGGAAGCTTCCAAAACATGCCACTATATTCTGTTGCTAATTCGGGAACTCTGAATTATGGAAGCACTGCAACAAAGCTGCAGATGGAACCTGTCTCCTATGGAATAGATAACAAGGACTATAG GTATCTCCATGGAATTACTCCTGATGCTGATGAGCATTTATCTTCAGAGGCTTCTGCTACTGTCAGAAGTTTAGGGATGGGGACCAACACAGACAGTACCTGGGTATTGCCTTCTCAAGTTTCTTCAAGCCCCATGGCGAGATCAAAAAATGATTCTCAGCTGCTGGGTAGCTCAACAGAGATGCATCTACCTAATCTACTTGAGCCTATGATTGATGCAACAATTTCAAAACGACGACACCAGCATTGCTTCTTTGGCAGTGACATTGATTCACCTGGAACAGTAAAGGAGGAGCAGCATTCAATGCGCCCTTTCTTTAATGAATGGCCCACTGCTAAAGAATCGTGGTCCAACCTTGACGATGAGGGATCCAACAAAAACAATTTCTCCACAACACAGCTCTCCATATCCATTCCAATCGCTCCTTCCAACTTCTCTTCAAGGAGTGCTTGCTCCCCAAATG ATACTTGA